The following are from one region of the Apostichopus japonicus isolate 1M-3 chromosome 17, ASM3797524v1, whole genome shotgun sequence genome:
- the LOC139984990 gene encoding uncharacterized protein, with amino-acid sequence MDFSRTNPFTDQRMDNQNNVEGLLNQEWRPLMTEQNSRVSRGASTELPSEYEVLSSVGSETTGSLVGVTSGRKHQHRTEGQQAMPSGSGNEYERPAGRQTNPFILSLQEDERTGPDAISPYAYRPGHTEHSQDNTQIHSGQYHPNYSTEMQTDRQIPQGYRQQIDTGVPYKTEEESRNTAQFPGKANVTPPQYDGSTSWDDYAVQFELIAELNNWPRAAKALYLAASLKGQARAILSDLDSSRRRSYRALTEALGRRFSPANQTQLFRAMLKNRQRQPAESLTELAQDIKRLALKAYPDAPYEMVETLAKEYFVDSLGDTETRWRVYQSRPVNLSDAVTVAVELEAFHLAEVKKGNLKRPTARAVIQTEKQEDKVERQMQLLGENLAKTMEHYMSKIHEELASGNYRKQTFASGQDRNMPWRDRDRPPIKCWGCGKFGHIKRNCREPYQEDTTGKSYQGNEKEPDLRVEGRQ; translated from the coding sequence ATGGATTTTTCGAGAACCAACCCGTTTACAGACCAGAGGATGGACAATCAAAACAACGTAGAGGGATTGCTCAACCAGGAATGGAGACCCTTGATGACAGAACAGAACTCTCGTGTTTCACGAGGTGCATCAACAGAGTTGCCGTCAGAATACGAGGTTCTGAGCTCGGTGGGTTCAGAAACAACTGGAAGTCTGGTGGGTGTTACAAGTGGTCGAAAACATCAACACAGAACAGAAGGGCAACAAGCAATGCCGAGTGGATCTGGGAATGAGTATGAACGACCTGCAGGTAGGCAAACTAACCCTTTCATTTTGTCCCTACAGGAAGACGAGCGTACAGGCCCAGATGCCATCTCTCCATACGCATACCGACCCGGGCACACTGAACACAGTCAAGACAATACACAGATACACAGTGGTCAGTACCATCCCAACTACTCAACAGAGATGCAGACAGATCGGCAAATCCCACAAGGTTACAGACAACAGATTGATACCGGTGTACCTTACAAGACCGAAGAAGAGAGTAGGAATACAGCCCAGTTTCCAGGGAAGGCGAATGTCACACCACCACAATATGATGGAAGTACAAGCTGGGACGACTACGCAGTACAGTTCGAGTTAATAGCAGAATTGAATAACTGGCCAAGGGCAGCAAAGGCATTGTATTTGGCAGCAAGTCTGAAGGGACAAGCAAGGGCGATCCTGAGTGACCTGGATAGTAGTCGGAGAAGAAGTTACAGAGCACTCACAGAAGCTTTAGGCAGACGATTTAGTCCGGCGAATCAAACACAGTTGTTTAGAGCTATGTTGAAGAACAGACAGAGGCAACCAGCTGAAAGTCTTACAGAGCTCGCCCAGGATATTAAGCGCCTTGCGTTAAAAGCCTACCCGGATGCACCATACGAGATGGTGGAGACTCTTGCAAAGGAATACTTCGTAGACTCACTGGGAGACACAGAGACCAGATGGAGAGTATACCAGTCCAGACCCGTGAACTTATCCGATGCAGTAACCGTTGCAGTTGAACTAGAGGCATTCCACCTGGCAGAAGTAAAGAAGGGTAACCTCAAGAGACCTACAGCAAGAGCCGTTATACAAACAGAAAAGCAGGAAGACAAAGTAGAGAGACAGATGCAACTACTTGGGGAGAATCTCGCAAAGACAATGGAGCACTACATGTCGAAGATACACGAAGAACTGGCAAGCGGAAATTACAGGAAACAGACATTCGCGAGTGGGCAAGATCGCAACATGCCCTGGCGAGACCGAGACAGACCACCAATCAAATGTTGGGGTTGTGGAAAGTTTGGCCATATAAAGAGAAATTGTCGGGAACCATACCAAGAAGACACCACAGGAAAGTCATATCAGGGAAACGAAAAGGAACCGGACTTGAGGGTCGAAGGCCGGCAATAA
- the LOC139984997 gene encoding uncharacterized protein, translated as MERKDETEWSDGELERCIEYRCRICRQRQSSAADLKSHFRKEHSRKRFHCETCSYQSDRKTDVQRHSDAKHRKLEPKTKGKKDHRNDGNKDNDKEPPKVQRVTSVYAPALEDLLGSPLSSLSRPPTPQACCKRNSDPREPSTPPQISKQDQRDSHFNTGKTWPRPSTVPWGDVGPWDASQ; from the coding sequence ATGGAGCGCAAGGACGAGACAGAGTGGAGCGATGGAGAACTAGAGAGGTGCATCGAATACCGCTGCAGAATTTGTAGACAAAGGCAGTCCAGTGCGGCAGATTTGAAATCGCATTTCCGGAAGGAGCACAGTAGGAAGAGATTCCATTGCGAAACCTGCTCGTACCAGAGTGACCGAAAGACAGATGTACAGAGACACTCTGATGCCAAACATCGAAAGTTAGAACCGAAGACTAAAGGGAAAAAGGACCATCGCAACGATGGGAACAAAGACAACGACAAAGAGCCACCCAAGGTGCAAAGGGTGACATCTGTGTATGCGCCAGCCCTGGAGGACCTGCTGGGATCACCACTGTCCTCCTTATCAAGACCCCCAACACCGCAGGCCTGCTGCAAAAGGAATTCCGACCCCAGAGAGCCCAGTACACCGCCACAAATCTCCAAGCAAGACCAGCGTGATTCCCACTTTAACACCGGAAAGACCTGGCCCAGACCCTCGACTGTTCCGTGGGGAGACGTAGGACCCTGGGATGCGAGTCAGTGA